The Mucilaginibacter yixingensis genome window below encodes:
- a CDS encoding DUF302 domain-containing protein, protein MKTSIVNGIAISGVSVYQSKYSVKNTTDRLQAALQKHNVTIYARIDQQQELQKAGYTILPMEFLLFGNPKAGGPVIIENPVAALDLPLKFMIWQDDLDQVHVAYNDAEYIKDRYQLPADVAAPLNLDSLISSALS, encoded by the coding sequence ATGAAAACATCAATTGTAAACGGCATTGCCATTAGCGGAGTTAGTGTTTACCAAAGCAAATATTCGGTGAAGAATACAACGGATAGGCTGCAAGCCGCACTGCAAAAACACAATGTAACCATATATGCCAGAATAGATCAGCAACAGGAATTACAAAAGGCGGGGTACACTATTTTACCGATGGAGTTTCTGCTATTCGGCAACCCTAAAGCCGGCGGACCGGTGATTATTGAAAATCCGGTAGCTGCGCTTGATCTGCCGTTGAAATTTATGATCTGGCAAGATGATCTGGATCAGGTACATGTTGCCTACAATGACGCTGAGTATATAAAAGATAGGTATCAACTCCCGGCAGACGTAGCTGCCCCGCTAAATCTTGATTCATTGATTTCTTCAGCATTATCATAA
- a CDS encoding DUF6377 domain-containing protein, with translation MKRLLAVLLLCTLGLVPAFADSRTDALFDTLRKEFDKKSTYDLQKEQRIQKLKDQLIHTHAVNLQSQFTLSNHLYNEYKSYQFDSAYVYANKLQQLSINMHDKQRGDLSKIQMGFILLSSGMFKETFDSMHGIDVQRLADSSKMEYYSIITRAYYDLATYDNDRNYAPNYTRLANQYIDSAIDLSKPGSYDHIYLTGYKKFRNGSYDSAAVIFNQLLGTKLTEHQYAIVTSTLSNVYLNTSQRDKCTELLIKATISDIRSSTKETLALFWLAELLYKKGDIKNAYVALQHALVDAEFYGARQRKIQIGSLLPIVASEKLTYIEREEHRFIVFLSLITVLAILVIVTSVILFKQLQKLKTKEKIIDDKNNQLEKVNEALMEGTRIKEEYIGYFFNLISGYILQLEKIKRSIDTRLSLKKYEDIQIMADRINIKKERETLFYTFDHVFLKIFPHFIEDFNALFKKEDQIWPKEHEVLTTDLRIFALMRMGITDTETIAKILEYSDKTIYVYKMRIKAKAINADGFEENIMAIKAVDVSGKF, from the coding sequence ATGAAGCGTTTATTGGCTGTTTTATTGTTGTGCACCCTGGGCCTTGTGCCGGCTTTTGCTGACTCGCGCACGGATGCGCTGTTTGATACTTTGAGAAAAGAATTTGACAAAAAGAGCACTTACGACCTGCAAAAGGAGCAACGGATTCAAAAACTCAAAGATCAGCTCATTCATACTCATGCGGTTAACCTTCAATCGCAGTTTACGCTGAGCAATCATCTGTATAACGAGTATAAATCCTATCAGTTCGATTCGGCCTATGTATACGCTAACAAGCTGCAACAGCTGAGTATCAATATGCACGATAAACAGCGCGGCGATCTGAGTAAAATACAGATGGGTTTTATTCTGCTATCGTCTGGAATGTTTAAGGAAACCTTTGATAGTATGCACGGCATTGATGTGCAACGCCTTGCCGATAGCTCTAAGATGGAGTATTACTCTATTATTACGCGGGCTTACTATGACTTGGCTACTTATGATAACGACCGTAACTATGCGCCCAACTATACCCGGCTGGCCAATCAGTATATTGATTCGGCTATTGATTTGAGTAAGCCTGGATCGTATGATCATATTTATCTCACGGGCTATAAGAAGTTCCGTAACGGATCTTATGATTCGGCAGCGGTGATCTTCAACCAGCTGTTGGGAACAAAATTGACCGAGCACCAGTACGCCATCGTTACTTCCACATTAAGCAACGTTTATCTTAATACCTCGCAGCGCGATAAGTGTACCGAACTGCTCATCAAAGCCACCATCAGCGATATTCGCTCATCTACCAAAGAAACCCTGGCCCTTTTTTGGTTGGCAGAGCTGCTTTATAAAAAAGGCGATATCAAGAATGCTTATGTTGCTTTACAGCATGCACTGGTTGATGCCGAGTTTTATGGCGCCCGTCAGCGCAAGATCCAGATAGGTAGTTTGTTGCCCATCGTGGCTTCAGAGAAATTAACTTACATTGAGCGCGAGGAGCACCGGTTTATTGTGTTTTTAAGCCTGATAACCGTTTTGGCCATATTGGTTATTGTTACCTCGGTCATATTATTCAAGCAATTGCAAAAGCTGAAGACCAAGGAGAAGATCATCGATGATAAAAACAATCAGCTGGAGAAGGTTAATGAAGCTTTGATGGAAGGCACCCGTATTAAAGAAGAATATATTGGTTACTTCTTCAATCTTATTTCAGGCTATATTCTTCAGTTAGAAAAAATTAAGCGCTCTATAGATACCCGGTTATCACTCAAAAAATATGAGGATATCCAGATCATGGCCGATAGGATCAACATCAAAAAAGAACGCGAAACCTTGTTCTATACATTTGATCATGTGTTCCTGAAAATCTTCCCGCATTTTATTGAAGACTTTAACGCTTTATTTAAAAAAGAAGATCAGATCTGGCCCAAAGAGCATGAAGTGCTTACTACAGACCTGCGCATATTTGCCCTGATGCGTATGGGTATTACAGATACCGAAACCATTGCCAAAATACTGGAGTACTCAGACAAAACCATCTATGTATATAAGATGCGTATTAAGGCCAAAGCCATAAATGCAGATGGTTTTGAGGAGAATATCATGGCCATAAAAGCGGTTGATGTTAGCGGCAAATTTTAA
- a CDS encoding Dyp-type peroxidase yields MTPDPQNVTDYTNNNTIFMVWNFKENIAVGDAFARLCKMIINLNNSANVRFPVSRASCVMGIGRGAWLRLGLPQPLPKELIDFEPIAGNKHTAVATKGDIHLHIRADDTSICYDMAAALTDILAPVADGIEEIYGFRYWDSRSILGFVDGTENPQGVDRELFAIVGDEDEAYKGGSYLFVQKYIHDLQAWKNLSTEAQERVIGRSKADDIEMADDVKPTNSHIALANVGDDLKIVRDNMPFGKMSTNQMGTYFIAYASTFTTVQKMLTNMFVGVPEGNYDRILDFSTAKTGTLFFVPTFDMLDEFSG; encoded by the coding sequence ATGACACCTGATCCGCAGAACGTTACAGATTATACCAATAATAACACCATCTTCATGGTGTGGAACTTTAAAGAAAACATAGCTGTTGGCGATGCTTTTGCCCGGCTGTGTAAAATGATTATTAACCTTAATAATTCGGCCAATGTGCGTTTTCCGGTGTCGCGGGCCAGTTGTGTAATGGGTATTGGGCGTGGTGCCTGGCTTCGCCTGGGGCTTCCGCAGCCTTTGCCAAAAGAACTGATTGATTTTGAGCCTATAGCCGGGAATAAGCACACAGCAGTAGCTACCAAAGGCGATATTCATTTGCATATCCGTGCAGATGATACCAGCATTTGTTACGATATGGCCGCTGCGCTGACCGATATATTAGCACCGGTGGCTGATGGTATTGAAGAGATTTATGGTTTCAGGTACTGGGACAGCCGCTCCATACTGGGTTTTGTTGACGGTACCGAAAATCCGCAGGGCGTAGACCGTGAGCTTTTTGCAATAGTGGGTGATGAAGATGAGGCTTACAAAGGCGGTAGTTACCTGTTTGTGCAAAAATATATCCATGATCTGCAGGCCTGGAAAAACCTGTCTACCGAAGCGCAAGAGCGCGTGATTGGCCGGTCAAAGGCAGATGATATAGAAATGGCCGATGATGTTAAGCCCACCAACTCGCATATTGCACTAGCCAATGTGGGTGATGACCTGAAGATTGTGCGCGACAATATGCCGTTCGGCAAAATGTCAACCAATCAGATGGGTACTTATTTTATTGCCTATGCCAGCACGTTCACTACTGTACAAAAAATGCTGACTAACATGTTTGTTGGGGTACCAGAGGGAAATTATGACCGTATACTGGACTTTAGTACTGCTAAAACGGGCACCCTGTTTTTTGTGCCTACGTTTGATATGCTGGATGAATTTTCAGGATGA
- a CDS encoding RagB/SusD family nutrient uptake outer membrane protein: MKNFKYAIWLLALGAVSCAKLKEDPSSFIPASQFYKTQADAVSAVTAAYSLLNAGSNSVQTPYNTLLNTGMDFMSDDIGPGPGATNADVRSQSVLGHSSSGLRVLQLWQQHYAGIKKANIAIDTIPHINFDATLRGRLVAEAKFLRALYYFNLVRLYGDVPLVLHDQTSINLSDLQVPRAPAATVYAQIEKDLTEAAVTLPNSYSGADVGRATAGAAKSILAKVYLTERKWSDAVSKAEEVINGPYGYDLFSSYADVFLPATKNGKEHIFSAQFKSNSQGQGNNEAPRSVLNGIPGIVGSYAIQVVFYSQPDATKPDGIDHFFSVYKLYSAKDKRRNATFVTRFLSPTDGKYYGKLNDTKIANDSIPFFNKYWDPGVVSNEAESSANVSIIRFSEVLLIHAEAENELNGPTTKAYTSINRVRARAGLDPLSGLTQAQFRDAVYLERRLEFVFEYQRWFDLIRERDASGNGILEAAMLKVGKTNVNNGVKGKFYLFPIPQQEIDNSNGKLTQNPGW, encoded by the coding sequence ATGAAGAATTTTAAATATGCTATATGGCTGCTGGCCTTGGGCGCGGTATCGTGCGCCAAGCTGAAGGAGGATCCGTCGTCCTTCATTCCGGCTAGTCAGTTTTATAAAACACAGGCCGATGCGGTGTCGGCCGTAACTGCGGCTTATTCGCTGCTTAACGCAGGCTCTAACTCGGTGCAAACGCCTTATAATACGCTGCTCAATACGGGTATGGATTTTATGTCTGATGATATTGGTCCTGGCCCGGGCGCTACCAATGCCGATGTGCGCTCGCAATCGGTACTCGGGCATTCATCATCAGGCCTGCGCGTGTTGCAGTTATGGCAGCAGCATTATGCCGGTATCAAAAAGGCCAACATTGCCATAGATACTATTCCGCATATCAACTTTGATGCTACGCTTAGAGGCAGGTTGGTTGCCGAGGCCAAATTTTTGCGGGCGCTTTACTACTTTAACCTGGTAAGGTTGTATGGCGATGTGCCGCTGGTACTGCATGACCAAACATCCATTAACCTGTCTGATTTGCAAGTGCCACGCGCACCGGCCGCAACAGTTTATGCGCAAATAGAAAAAGACCTGACCGAAGCCGCAGTCACACTGCCCAATAGCTACAGCGGGGCCGATGTTGGCCGTGCTACAGCCGGAGCCGCCAAATCTATCCTGGCCAAGGTTTACCTGACCGAACGCAAGTGGAGCGATGCCGTAAGCAAAGCCGAAGAAGTAATTAACGGCCCGTACGGGTATGACCTGTTCAGCAGTTATGCCGACGTTTTTCTGCCGGCTACAAAAAATGGTAAAGAGCATATTTTCTCGGCACAATTTAAATCAAACTCGCAGGGGCAGGGCAATAATGAGGCTCCTCGGTCTGTGCTGAATGGCATACCTGGCATTGTGGGCAGTTACGCCATACAGGTAGTGTTTTACTCGCAGCCCGATGCTACCAAACCCGATGGTATCGACCATTTCTTCAGCGTCTATAAACTCTATTCGGCTAAAGACAAGCGCCGTAATGCCACCTTTGTTACCCGCTTTTTGAGCCCGACCGATGGCAAATACTATGGCAAGCTGAACGATACCAAAATAGCTAATGACTCAATTCCCTTCTTTAATAAATATTGGGACCCAGGTGTGGTATCAAACGAAGCCGAATCGAGTGCCAATGTGTCTATCATCCGTTTCTCTGAAGTATTGCTCATCCATGCTGAAGCGGAGAATGAGTTAAATGGCCCTACAACTAAAGCCTATACTTCTATCAATCGGGTGCGTGCCCGCGCAGGTCTTGATCCTTTAAGTGGACTGACACAGGCGCAATTCCGCGACGCGGTTTACCTGGAGCGCCGCCTGGAGTTTGTATTTGAGTATCAACGCTGGTTTGATCTCATCCGCGAGCGTGACGCCAGTGGTAACGGCATCCTGGAAGCTGCCATGCTAAAAGTGGGCAAAACCAATGTAAATAATGGAGTGAAAGGTAAATTCTACCTGTTCCCCATACCGCAGCAGGAGATTGATAACAGCAATGGCAAGCTGACGCAAAACCCTGGCTGGTAA
- a CDS encoding arylsulfatase, with translation MKTIKQLGFVAALAGLALSASAQQNIPPSTPATYKGVIGKSLSESKEWWPKPIHAPAGAPNIVWILLDDVGFGASSTFGGLARTPNFDTLANNGLRYTNFHTAGICAPTRSSLLTGRNHHYVHMGNFAHASSAAGFPGYDGRIPADKGTIAEALRENGYSTFAVGKWGVTPDEDTTAVGPFDRWPTGKGFDHHFGFLESATDQYHPPHLVEDNFHVKPDGRNLNEQITDKAIAYIDAAHKAAPDKPFFLYYAPAATHAPHQVSHEWSDLYKGQFDDGWDAYREKVFANQKKLGVIPAYAQLPERNERIKAWNSLSPDQKKLYARFMEVYAGYLTYIDDQVGRVITYLKKSGQFDNTLVFVMIGDNGASKEGSLHGVISPGKNSPATASEDAYIKANENEFDLIGTPEASTNYPLGWAQAANTPFKYWKSDADAEGGTHNPLIVYYPKLIKEKGGIRTQYGHVSDIFPTTIEAAGLKLPEYVKGIKQDTLQGKSLYSSFNNAQAPSLHKVQYYYIFASRSIYKDGWKAEAAHHPDNVDFQFTGGKTPPDQSYDKDEWKLYDLTTDFNERNDLAKKYPQKLAELKALFDAEAKKNNIYPFISRSEASNKQIHHLENNQ, from the coding sequence ATGAAAACAATTAAACAACTGGGCTTTGTTGCCGCACTGGCGGGGCTGGCGCTTTCGGCATCGGCACAGCAAAACATTCCGCCGTCTACACCGGCCACTTACAAGGGAGTTATAGGCAAAAGCCTGTCAGAATCTAAAGAATGGTGGCCAAAGCCTATCCATGCACCAGCGGGGGCTCCAAACATTGTCTGGATCTTACTGGACGACGTGGGCTTTGGCGCCTCGTCAACCTTTGGCGGGTTGGCCCGTACGCCTAACTTTGATACGCTGGCTAACAATGGCTTGCGTTACACCAACTTTCATACAGCTGGTATTTGTGCGCCTACGCGTTCATCGTTGTTAACCGGTCGTAACCATCATTATGTGCACATGGGCAATTTTGCGCATGCCTCATCAGCAGCCGGTTTCCCGGGGTATGATGGCCGCATCCCGGCAGATAAGGGTACTATTGCCGAAGCCCTGCGCGAGAACGGTTACAGCACCTTTGCTGTGGGTAAATGGGGGGTAACACCAGATGAAGATACCACTGCCGTCGGTCCGTTTGATCGTTGGCCTACAGGCAAAGGTTTTGATCATCACTTCGGTTTCCTGGAATCGGCTACAGACCAGTATCACCCGCCGCACTTGGTTGAAGATAACTTCCATGTAAAACCAGATGGCCGCAACCTGAACGAGCAGATTACCGATAAGGCCATTGCTTATATTGATGCCGCCCATAAAGCTGCGCCCGATAAACCGTTCTTCCTGTACTACGCCCCGGCCGCTACCCATGCGCCGCACCAGGTAAGCCACGAGTGGAGCGACTTGTACAAAGGCCAGTTTGATGACGGCTGGGATGCTTACCGCGAAAAGGTATTCGCCAACCAGAAAAAGCTGGGCGTAATACCAGCTTATGCACAACTGCCAGAGCGTAACGAGCGCATCAAAGCCTGGAACAGCCTGTCGCCCGATCAGAAAAAGCTGTACGCTCGCTTTATGGAAGTATATGCCGGTTACCTGACCTATATTGATGACCAGGTGGGCCGGGTGATTACTTACCTTAAAAAATCAGGACAGTTTGATAACACGCTGGTCTTTGTAATGATAGGTGATAACGGCGCCAGTAAAGAAGGCTCGCTGCACGGTGTGATTAGTCCGGGTAAAAACTCGCCTGCTACAGCATCAGAGGACGCCTACATTAAAGCCAACGAGAACGAGTTTGACCTGATTGGCACGCCAGAGGCTTCAACCAACTATCCGCTGGGTTGGGCGCAGGCAGCTAATACGCCGTTTAAATACTGGAAATCTGACGCTGACGCCGAGGGCGGTACCCATAATCCGCTGATTGTTTATTATCCTAAATTGATCAAAGAGAAAGGTGGTATCCGTACTCAATATGGTCACGTGAGCGACATCTTCCCAACCACTATTGAAGCAGCTGGCCTGAAATTGCCTGAGTATGTAAAAGGCATTAAGCAGGATACGCTGCAGGGTAAATCGCTATACTCATCGTTCAACAATGCGCAGGCGCCGTCGCTGCACAAGGTTCAGTATTATTACATCTTCGCTTCAAGATCTATTTATAAAGATGGCTGGAAAGCCGAAGCAGCGCATCATCCTGACAACGTAGACTTCCAGTTTACCGGCGGCAAAACGCCACCAGATCAAAGCTATGACAAAGACGAGTGGAAACTGTATGACCTGACCACCGACTTTAACGAGCGTAACGACCTGGCCAAAAAGTATCCGCAGAAACTGGCCGAATTAAAAGCGCTGTTTGATGCCGAGGCTAAAAAGAACAACATCTATCCGTTTATCAGCCGTTCTGAGGCCAGCAATAAACAGATTCATCACCTGGAAAACAATCAATAA
- a CDS encoding rhodanese-like domain-containing protein, whose translation MKTIKLGLLALFISVGSVYAQTAGKQTNKITINEFESKLKAAGNNAQILDARSAEEYAQNHIKGAVSFDAKAAGYAQQLAALSKDKPTFVYSIANGRSSVLSAELREKGFKQVYELPGGLANWVGSGYPVVSNTKKGLSLSASQYQQLAASAPQVLIDFGSRYCGACKKLVPVLDSLKSTQGFAPKIVSIEQYDNTALARNLKVNVLPTLIYYQNGKEVWRKQGFSSTEQLKNAVAKAR comes from the coding sequence ATGAAAACTATAAAACTTGGCCTGTTAGCACTGTTCATTAGCGTAGGTAGTGTTTATGCGCAAACGGCAGGCAAACAAACTAATAAGATTACCATCAACGAGTTTGAAAGCAAACTAAAAGCAGCCGGTAACAACGCGCAGATACTGGATGCCCGTTCGGCCGAAGAATATGCGCAAAATCATATCAAGGGTGCTGTAAGCTTTGATGCCAAAGCTGCAGGATATGCACAGCAACTGGCGGCGCTTTCTAAAGACAAGCCTACGTTTGTTTACTCCATTGCTAATGGCCGCAGCTCGGTACTATCTGCAGAACTGCGCGAAAAAGGCTTTAAGCAAGTATATGAATTGCCAGGTGGATTGGCCAACTGGGTAGGCTCGGGTTATCCGGTTGTGTCTAACACTAAAAAAGGCTTGTCATTATCAGCCTCACAATATCAGCAATTGGCAGCATCAGCACCGCAGGTGTTAATTGATTTTGGCTCGCGCTACTGCGGGGCCTGCAAAAAATTGGTGCCAGTTTTAGATTCGTTGAAATCAACCCAAGGCTTTGCCCCCAAAATTGTGAGTATTGAGCAGTATGATAATACCGCTCTGGCACGCAACCTGAAAGTAAACGTGTTGCCAACGCTGATCTATTACCAGAATGGTAAAGAGGTATGGCGTAAACAAGGCTTTTCTTCAACCGAGCAGTTAAAAAACGCTGTTGCAAAGGCAAGATAG
- a CDS encoding alpha/beta hydrolase gives MAQTAERPYQGQDDPMVFSEIRPFLKALNTSGGQPLEQLSPADARQVLVGAQASVTVDYSGIEETERTISQNGYEVKIHITKPEGAKAGAPVFIFIHGGGWVLGDYPTHRRLVRDLVVASGAVAVFPDYTPSPEAQYPTAINQIYAATEWVAAHGAEIGVDGKNLAVVGNSVGGNMTAAIALMAKDKNGPEIKLQAMLWPVTDAGFETESYQLFANGRFLSKNMMKWFWDNYLPDEAKRKEIYASPLQATVEQLKGLPPALVQTAENDVLRDEGEAYARKLNEAGVLVTLTRYGGLIHDYGLLNPIAHVPAIKTAIQQAAVIIKNSLSE, from the coding sequence ATGGCACAAACAGCAGAAAGACCATACCAAGGACAGGATGATCCGATGGTATTTAGCGAAATCAGACCGTTTTTAAAAGCACTGAACACCTCAGGCGGGCAGCCGCTTGAACAACTGAGCCCGGCAGATGCACGCCAGGTGTTAGTTGGCGCACAGGCATCTGTAACGGTTGACTATTCCGGAATTGAGGAAACAGAGCGCACCATCTCTCAAAACGGTTATGAAGTAAAAATCCACATCACCAAGCCTGAAGGCGCAAAAGCGGGTGCACCGGTTTTTATCTTTATTCACGGCGGCGGCTGGGTACTGGGAGATTACCCTACGCACAGGCGATTGGTTAGAGACCTGGTGGTTGCCAGTGGTGCAGTAGCTGTATTTCCAGACTATACGCCATCGCCAGAGGCCCAATACCCCACAGCTATTAACCAGATTTATGCAGCAACTGAATGGGTGGCAGCTCATGGTGCAGAAATTGGTGTAGATGGTAAAAACCTGGCCGTAGTTGGCAACAGCGTTGGCGGTAACATGACGGCGGCAATAGCTCTGATGGCTAAAGATAAAAACGGCCCTGAAATTAAATTGCAGGCCATGCTATGGCCGGTAACCGATGCCGGCTTTGAAACAGAGTCATACCAGCTTTTTGCCAATGGCCGTTTCCTCTCAAAAAATATGATGAAATGGTTTTGGGATAATTACCTGCCGGACGAAGCTAAAAGGAAAGAGATTTATGCTTCGCCATTACAGGCTACCGTTGAGCAACTGAAAGGGCTACCTCCGGCCCTGGTGCAAACCGCAGAAAACGACGTATTAAGAGATGAGGGCGAAGCCTATGCCCGCAAACTAAATGAAGCCGGCGTACTTGTTACGCTAACACGCTACGGCGGACTGATACATGATTATGGCTTGCTAAACCCCATAGCCCATGTACCGGCTATTAAGACAGCCATACAACAGGCAGCTGTTATAATTAAAAATAGCCTGAGCGAATAA
- a CDS encoding DUF1003 domain-containing protein translates to MLQRQKNWFQRHIDSMDFGERLADAVAAGMGSWRFIIIQTIIVAAWMVLNAVAYISHWDPYPYILLNLLFSTQAAYAAPIIMMAQNRQSDRDRVKADEDFQTNIDAKKEIEQLQIRLNNIDIEKLDKIIALLEKLDKQQS, encoded by the coding sequence ATGCTACAACGTCAAAAAAACTGGTTCCAAAGACACATTGATTCCATGGACTTCGGCGAGCGTTTAGCCGACGCCGTTGCCGCCGGAATGGGCTCATGGCGATTCATTATAATTCAGACCATAATTGTCGCCGCATGGATGGTGCTCAATGCGGTGGCCTACATCTCCCACTGGGATCCTTATCCTTATATCCTGTTAAATCTGCTTTTTTCTACCCAGGCCGCTTATGCCGCGCCCATCATTATGATGGCCCAAAACCGCCAGAGCGACCGCGACCGTGTTAAAGCCGATGAGGATTTCCAAACCAATATTGATGCTAAAAAAGAGATAGAGCAGCTACAGATCAGGCTAAACAACATTGATATAGAAAAGCTGGACAAGATTATTGCCCTGCTTGAAAAACTGGATAAACAACAGTCTTAA